Proteins encoded in a region of the Mucilaginibacter sabulilitoris genome:
- a CDS encoding glycoside hydrolase family 38 C-terminal domain-containing protein — protein MKFKFTLIVLITVCWFALNASAQTAWYIDGYHGGVWGHYPDWNTRFMADMLKKNPDWKINIELEPETWDRVQVVDPAAYADFKALFADQSLAGRIEYVNPAYAQSYNYNISGESIIRQFGYGIKKIRAHFPEAVFTSYSSEEPCFTSALPQILTSFGFKYASLKNPNTCFGGYTRAHGSGLVNWIGPDGTGIITSPRYAVERLSSKSTWQTIAWDNSANYIKAAYDNSVKHPIGMTLQDAGWKGGPFIGNGEKNGIKSTYTTWRNYFANVAKDDPHPDWKVSQEDMLVNLVWGSQVTQRIAQRVRATENKIIQSEKLASMAKVYAGSTYPQADFDAAWRTLLLSQHHDCWIVPYNGKPGNTWADKVNNWTTFTDNKSDSIIRAAGTLLSKNDEDYITVYNTTGINRTEVVYTNLPSKFSTKNIGVFDSDGRPVASQLTAAHDSTPAKIAFKAVAPSMGYAFYQLKEANKPGISGAHVKLLANGNYQLDTDLYSIIIDPAHGGIIKSIIARKLGDKEFVDKNNARSFNELRGNFYNDGGFKSTKDNSAKVDIVENGPISVKVAIRGTINGTNCTQFITLSQGEPRIDIHLNINWKENVGIGEGTKPDTYKWELPAKPFYDDRNKLLTMFPLNLKHQKVYKNAPFDVTESKLDNTFYTRWDSIKNNVIHTWVDVTGDNEKYGMALLTDHTTSYAHGKDFPLALNIQYSGMGLWGKNYTIQGPTEIHYALIPHSGKWDKAGIWADATKWNEPLIVSQGHPSVKSNSLISINDPDIEVTSVQFDQNDMLIRLFNAGVTREITTVLNFNADTAELVELEGRVKQVLQIDKQNNGMNALKFSIPRFGIRTIRLINARK, from the coding sequence ATGAAATTTAAATTTACCTTGATTGTTTTAATAACGGTGTGCTGGTTTGCGCTTAATGCATCAGCTCAAACCGCCTGGTATATAGATGGTTATCACGGAGGCGTATGGGGGCATTATCCCGACTGGAACACCCGCTTCATGGCTGATATGCTGAAAAAAAATCCCGACTGGAAGATCAATATCGAACTGGAGCCCGAAACCTGGGACAGGGTACAGGTGGTTGACCCTGCTGCGTATGCGGACTTTAAAGCCTTGTTTGCCGATCAAAGTCTGGCCGGTCGTATTGAATATGTTAACCCGGCTTATGCCCAAAGTTACAATTATAATATCTCTGGTGAGAGCATCATTAGGCAGTTTGGTTATGGTATAAAGAAAATCAGGGCACATTTTCCGGAAGCAGTGTTTACCTCCTATTCGTCAGAAGAACCCTGCTTTACCAGCGCCTTGCCACAAATATTAACCTCGTTTGGGTTTAAATATGCTTCGCTTAAAAATCCCAATACCTGTTTTGGCGGCTATACACGTGCACATGGCAGCGGATTGGTTAATTGGATCGGGCCGGATGGTACGGGTATTATTACATCGCCAAGGTATGCCGTTGAAAGGCTGTCCTCAAAATCAACCTGGCAAACGATTGCCTGGGATAATTCCGCCAACTACATCAAAGCTGCTTATGACAATAGCGTGAAACACCCTATTGGTATGACTTTACAGGACGCCGGCTGGAAGGGTGGCCCTTTTATTGGTAATGGCGAAAAGAATGGTATAAAAAGCACTTACACTACCTGGAGAAACTATTTTGCCAACGTTGCTAAAGATGATCCACACCCTGATTGGAAGGTATCGCAGGAAGATATGCTGGTAAACCTGGTTTGGGGATCGCAGGTTACACAACGTATAGCACAGCGCGTACGCGCTACCGAAAATAAGATCATCCAGAGCGAAAAGCTGGCTTCAATGGCAAAAGTATATGCAGGCAGCACCTATCCGCAAGCTGATTTTGACGCTGCTTGGCGAACACTTTTATTATCGCAGCATCACGATTGCTGGATAGTGCCCTACAACGGTAAGCCGGGAAACACCTGGGCCGATAAAGTTAACAACTGGACTACGTTTACCGATAACAAAAGTGATAGTATAATTCGGGCGGCGGGTACATTGTTAAGCAAAAACGATGAAGATTACATAACCGTTTATAATACAACGGGCATTAACCGTACAGAGGTAGTTTATACCAATCTTCCGTCAAAATTCAGTACAAAAAACATTGGTGTTTTTGATAGCGATGGCAGGCCGGTAGCCTCGCAATTAACTGCAGCTCATGATTCTACGCCAGCAAAAATTGCATTTAAGGCAGTAGCACCATCTATGGGATATGCTTTCTATCAGCTTAAGGAAGCTAACAAACCTGGAATATCAGGAGCTCATGTCAAATTACTTGCTAACGGCAATTATCAGTTGGATACTGATCTGTATAGCATTATTATAGATCCGGCTCATGGCGGTATTATTAAAAGCATTATAGCACGAAAGTTAGGTGATAAAGAGTTTGTAGATAAAAATAACGCACGAAGTTTTAACGAGCTGCGCGGAAACTTTTATAATGATGGCGGCTTTAAATCAACCAAAGATAATAGCGCAAAAGTGGACATTGTGGAGAATGGCCCCATCAGTGTAAAAGTAGCAATACGGGGAACCATCAACGGAACTAACTGCACCCAGTTTATAACCCTTAGCCAGGGCGAGCCGCGGATTGATATCCATCTTAACATCAATTGGAAAGAAAATGTCGGAATAGGAGAGGGTACTAAACCCGACACTTATAAATGGGAATTGCCTGCCAAGCCTTTTTATGACGACCGGAACAAGTTATTGACCATGTTCCCGCTTAACCTGAAACACCAGAAAGTTTATAAGAATGCTCCTTTTGATGTTACCGAGAGCAAGCTTGATAACACTTTTTATACCCGCTGGGACAGTATCAAAAATAACGTAATACATACCTGGGTTGATGTAACCGGCGATAACGAAAAGTATGGAATGGCTTTGCTTACCGATCATACAACCAGCTACGCGCACGGTAAAGATTTTCCTTTGGCATTGAATATTCAATATTCGGGCATGGGGTTATGGGGGAAGAATTATACCATTCAGGGCCCAACTGAAATTCATTACGCGCTGATACCGCATTCAGGTAAATGGGATAAAGCCGGAATATGGGCCGATGCTACCAAATGGAATGAGCCGCTGATAGTTAGCCAGGGACATCCGTCTGTTAAAAGTAACTCATTGATCAGTATCAACGACCCGGATATTGAGGTTACATCGGTGCAATTTGATCAGAACGATATGCTGATACGCTTATTTAATGCTGGAGTAACCCGGGAAATTACAACCGTGCTTAACTTTAATGCAGACACAGCTGAACTGGTTGAGCTTGAAGGCAGGGTTAAACAGGTTTTGCAAATCGACAAACAAAATAACGGTATGAATGCGCTCAAATTCAGCATTCCCAGGTTTGGAATACGAACCATCAGACTTATTAACGCGAGAAAATAA